Genomic DNA from Brassica rapa cultivar Chiifu-401-42 chromosome A04, CAAS_Brap_v3.01, whole genome shotgun sequence:
AGAGGTGAAAAACAGTGAGCCCACCAACAAACCAGACAACGATGAAGCAGTATATGATGAGAAcaataaatattatatcatCCATGATGACCACTAACAACATCTTGCCGTGTACCTCGAGCATGCTAACCCACGAGAAGACAAAGACGTACAAGCATAGTAGCGTTGAAGTTGATATAAAACAAATGAAGTATGGATAGTTTCTCTGCCGTTTATATAGATAAAAACATGTTAGTTAGATCACAGATTCATACTCTCACACACCTTTTTGTTTCAACATGGAAAGACTTACTAGAGCGATGCATTGTCCCACCCATGGACAGTGATGATCAAATCTTTGAACACAGTTGTTGCAAATTGAGCAGTGAGAGGCGCGTGGAGGACGGTAAAGCAAACAAGTCTCACAGAATTTGACTTTGACTGTGTAGCCATTCACCAGTACATCCTTGGTTCTAGGAAACTTTGTGTTACTGAGAATGTCAAGAGGTTCTGATTCAGGTGCTTCTTTGTTCCTTGGGATGATCCCGGGGTCTCTTGATGAAGTTAAGAAGAGGAATGTGAAGTCCTGTGAAGAAAAGATTAGGAAGTAGTGAAGAAAGGGTAAAACGTGGAACACAAGGAAAGAGACAAGCAAAGTTTTATTTACCAAGACAGTGAGCAAAAGGGAACCCATTAGTATAAGAGAGTGGAACAAAGGAAAGCTCTTTGTGATCATGAAAGCCATTCGGATGGAGAAAGTGAGAGCAGGAGCTCCAATCATAGATGTGGTGAGAAGAAGTGAAGATGCATCTGGACCAAAGACTAGTCTCCCTCCGCAACAAAATCTCTAAACATGAAACAAGAACATAAAACAAGCTCTAATTTAGACACTGAGCAGTTTATGACATGCTTGTGAAGTAATAGCTAAGATAGAAATCTTGACTATGCTAAAGAGCTAAAGAGTAAACCCTATCGAAATGTCTTAAACCTCATGTTTACAAAATTCAACTACACATAACACCTTCAATAGACCAGTAAAACATTGGCATTagtctctattttttttaaaaaaaataatagaaacacATATATATTCGTAAATTGTTTgcaaaaacttattaaaaaacttattaaatgTTTATGGCTTCCACAATCTCATCACCGGTCCTGTTAACAAATCAGAGGTTAGCATCAAATCAGTTCAAAGCATTATATTTAATGAGGGAAAATTGAACCCTAATTCACCAAACTCCGCTTCCAATACAGAGCATCATCCGTGGcttgcaagaaaaaaaataacatacatTGTTGCCGGGCCAGAGTTGGTAGATCCTCTTGGGTTTAGAATCCTGAGAAGGAAACATAGTCTCGTCGTTGGAAGGAGCATTGTGGACATGACCTCTTTTCTTCCCCGCCATtgcaatcttcttcttctttttttactcAAGCCTCAGACCTCAACGACATAATCACCATTTTCTCCTTGCGCGTGTCGTTGTTTTCGCGGCCAGCGAACGAAACCGGAGATTTCAAATCGCTGCCGCCGGTggtctaccttctttcctcgtCTTCGTCTTCGCCTtgctactctctctctctctctctcttgtttctaaATAAGGTTTGTTTCAAAAAtgggttctctctctctctcttccttgtACAGCTTTTTCCTCAATAGTCAATACCAACATCCATTCTCTGTTACATCCTTAACATAGCAAATCTCACCGAGTGTCTGGAACATCCATTTGTAATCGTTCTCTGATTGTCTCTCTCCCACGCGCGCCATTTTCTGTTTCAACGGTTTTTTTTCAGTCCCACATTGATGATATAAGCCGAAATACTATATGTAGTATATAAAGAGATAAGCAATGATTCATACAGAAACGTGATGGTGTTTGTTTgtggaaataaaaaaaaaaacaacaacccATGAGGTGAAATTTTCTATGGTTTCTACTTGATCCTGGTCAATATTGAAAGTGAGAGCATCCACCCAAAAGTAGAAACTAAATGCTTCTAATTAACcatgcactacaagaaaacagcttGTTTCCTACCAACTATTTCGTCAAAAATAGGTTATTCCGACAGATTTCcgacaaaaaaaatcttcagtcggaaaaaaatatgaaatttcgaCTAACgaaaattttgtaaattattttttaaaaataagctGAAATACTATGTAGTATATAAAGAGATAATCAACGAGATTCATACAGAAACGTGATGGTGTTTGTTtgtggaaacaaaaaaaaaaacatgagctGAAAGCTACTATGGT
This window encodes:
- the LOC103865855 gene encoding probable protein S-acyltransferase 2, yielding MAGKKRGHVHNAPSNDETMFPSQDSKPKRIYQLWPGNNRFCCGGRLVFGPDASSLLLTTSMIGAPALTFSIRMAFMITKSFPLFHSLILMGSLLLTVLDFTFLFLTSSRDPGIIPRNKEAPESEPLDILSNTKFPRTKDVLVNGYTVKVKFCETCLLYRPPRASHCSICNNCVQRFDHHCPWVGQCIALRNYPYFICFISTSTLLCLYVFVFSWVSMLEVHGKMLLVVIMDDIIFIVLIIYCFIVVWFVGGLTVFHLYLICTNQTTYEKFRYRYDKKENPYGKGLFKNLFEVFFSRIPPPMINFRDWAQEEPDVEVGSIASELDRAFGPRGDRYDTEMEIGDLRLKTLEYDNKNNNIEETAKKKRDSVDVRSR